From the Brassica napus cultivar Da-Ae chromosome A8, Da-Ae, whole genome shotgun sequence genome, one window contains:
- the LOC125577427 gene encoding putative F-box protein At1g32420, with amino-acid sequence MARKRKRSGDGINTPLDLTVEILHRLPAKSLARTRCVSKQWRTIIDDYIVKNSVVTRSLSQPSPDAPHFILDTLLDCGVVFSYTYSRQIRSERNQIVEKMFAMTATAREFQYVRGLIGFWSCTRGQFTLHNPTTRRSVPLPDTGIPPRRFYLFGYDPMRNQYKVACIARPTSEPEQSYKVFTLGDLGKEWRNIKCCIERHSPFGTAVCIGGTIYYTAKAENQRNVIISFNVVSEKFSHVFQVPEKLNVRYGKSSLVDYQGKLGCICYNYLNNEDMDVWVMENAEKQEWSKITHMAVLQGIPRSMCRFGVTHPGGEIVIVPYFYYYLGSEGYYYNPNINSRRSFVIQSPRLGGTDLVRIWPVTDPVENIMSLM; translated from the coding sequence ATGgccagaaaaagaaaaagatccgGTGATGGTATCAACACACCTCTGGATCTAACCGTAGAGATCCTCCACAGACTTCCAGCAAAGTCCCTCGCGAGGACCCGATGCGTCTCTAAGCAATGGAGAACTATTATCGACGACTACATAGTCAAAAACTCCGTCGTGACTCGGTCTTTGAGTCAACCCTCGCCTGATGCTCCACACTTCATATTGGATACTTTGTTAGACTGTGGTGTGGTCTTCTCGTACACTTACTCTCGTCAAATTAGAAGCGAAAGAAACCAAATCGTAGAGAAAATGTTTGCCATGACCGCAACAGCGAGAGAGTTTCAATACGTTCGCGGCTTGATCGGGTTTTGGTCATGTACTCGTGGTCAGTTCACGTTGCACAACCCTACCACAAGGCGTTCTGTTCCCTTACCCGATACAGGTATACCCCCAAGGCGGTTCTACTTATTCGGGTACGACCCGATGAGGAATCAGTACAAAGTAGCGTGCATAGCAAGGCCAACAAGTGAGCCGGAGCAGTCTTATAAAGTTTTCACGTTGGGAGATCTCGGAAAGGAGTGGAGGAATATCAAATGCTGCATCGAACGTCACAGTCCATTCGGAACTGCAGTTTGCATCGGAGGGACAATCTATTACACAGCAAAGGCGGAGAATCAGAGAAATGTTATCATTAGCTTCAATGTTGTGTCTGAGAAGTTTAGTCATGTATTTCAGGTTCCGGAAAAATTAAATGTAAGGTATGGAAAATCATCTCTTGTAGACTACCAAGGGAAGTTAGGATGCATATGTTACAACTACCTCAACAATGAGGATatggatgtgtgggttatggagAATGCGGAGAAGCAAGAGTGGTCGAAGATTACACACATGGCTGTGCTTCAAGGAATACCAAGATCTATGTGCAGATTTGGTGTGACACATCCTGGTGGTGAAATCGTTATAGTcccttatttttattattacttaGGGTCAGAGGGTTATTACTATAATCCAAACATAAATAGTCGTAGAAGTTTTGTAATCCAGTCACCAAGGTTAGGAGGCACTGATCTCGTTAGGATCTGGCCTGTCACGGATCCTGTTGAGAATATTATGTCTTTGATGTAA